A single genomic interval of Chloracidobacterium validum harbors:
- a CDS encoding class I SAM-dependent rRNA methyltransferase: MPNVNQPTQRTQTTLFPALRLRVNRDKSVRNRHPWIFSGAIADWPNCLEAGGLAAVVADNGDHLGYAYVNRRCSLAARMVSFGDTEPHAAIREHLARAVALRHRHFNPDQTNAVRLVNSEGDNLPGLIVDQYADVLVVQISTLGMERLKPLVLETLVELVKPRAVYEKSDVAARYEEGLTDVVGLLHGRDFGPLIVTENGLRFHVDIKRGQKTGLFLDQRDMRALLETLSAGRRILNGFAYTGGFSVYARRGGARQVVSVDSSDGALKLAQANVSLNGFSTALDDFIEADMFAYLRTTDTGAFDVIILDPPAFARKKEDVLRAGRAYKDLNRLAIANVAPGGLVLTCSCSHFVDEKLFGQIVFQAAGETGRQVRVLHRHRQAFDHPVSIFHPEGSYLKSLLLSVDD; the protein is encoded by the coding sequence ATGCCGAACGTCAACCAACCAACCCAGCGTACCCAAACCACCCTGTTCCCAGCCCTTCGATTGCGCGTCAATCGGGATAAATCCGTCCGCAACCGTCACCCCTGGATTTTCTCCGGGGCCATCGCGGACTGGCCCAACTGCCTTGAAGCCGGTGGACTCGCGGCCGTCGTCGCGGACAACGGCGATCACCTTGGCTATGCTTACGTCAATCGCCGGTGCTCACTGGCAGCGCGCATGGTCTCGTTTGGAGATACCGAGCCGCACGCTGCCATTCGGGAACACCTCGCGCGCGCCGTTGCGCTCCGTCACCGGCACTTCAACCCAGACCAAACCAACGCCGTCCGGCTCGTCAACAGCGAAGGTGATAACCTGCCGGGCCTCATCGTGGATCAGTATGCCGATGTGCTGGTGGTTCAAATTTCGACGCTCGGCATGGAGCGTCTCAAGCCGCTCGTGCTCGAAACCCTGGTTGAACTGGTCAAGCCACGCGCCGTTTACGAAAAATCCGACGTGGCCGCGCGTTACGAAGAGGGATTGACCGATGTTGTCGGACTGCTTCACGGACGCGACTTCGGTCCCCTGATTGTCACTGAAAACGGACTACGCTTTCACGTTGACATCAAGCGTGGGCAGAAAACCGGGCTGTTTCTCGACCAGCGGGACATGCGCGCCCTGCTTGAAACACTGTCGGCGGGCCGGCGCATTCTCAATGGATTTGCTTACACCGGTGGGTTTTCGGTTTACGCGCGGCGCGGCGGGGCAAGGCAGGTAGTTTCCGTGGATAGCTCAGATGGGGCGCTCAAGCTGGCACAGGCCAACGTTTCCCTGAACGGCTTTTCCACCGCACTGGACGACTTCATCGAGGCTGATATGTTTGCTTATCTGCGGACAACGGATACTGGGGCCTTTGATGTCATCATTCTCGACCCACCCGCTTTTGCGCGCAAAAAAGAGGATGTGCTGCGCGCCGGACGGGCCTACAAAGACCTCAACCGACTCGCCATCGCCAACGTTGCGCCCGGCGGACTCGTTCTGACCTGCTCTTGCTCCCATTTCGTGGATGAAAAACTGTTCGGGCAGATTGTCTTTCAAGCGGCTGGCGAGACTGGGCGGCAAGTCCGCGTGCTGCACCGTCACCGGCAAGCGTTCGATCACCCGGTCAGCATTTTTCATCCAGAGGGAAGTTACCTGAAAAGCCTGTTGCTCAGCGTGGATGATTAG
- a CDS encoding Bax inhibitor-1/YccA family protein, with protein MNDYRYDQFDRQSPPAYGFGSTLAAADATLAARMGFIRKVYALFLGGIFCAIAGVVTAIVTGIWMAIVQYYWLALLLLIGSVFAVSAVRRVRGVNLAALFAFTFFEGLLISPLILFALGRNPLSLLAAGGLAVAAFGGLTAYTFVTRKDFSFLGGFLFTGLIVILIASLIGIFVGSSVLSLAISSGAVLLFAGYVLYDTSSIMRDLPTDEYVAGALSLFLDFFGMFIHLLNIFNILGGDE; from the coding sequence ATGAACGATTATCGCTATGATCAGTTCGACCGGCAGTCGCCACCAGCTTATGGTTTTGGCAGCACGCTGGCCGCGGCCGATGCCACCCTGGCCGCGCGCATGGGCTTTATCCGCAAGGTGTATGCGCTGTTTCTCGGCGGTATCTTCTGCGCCATCGCTGGCGTGGTGACCGCCATCGTGACCGGAATCTGGATGGCGATTGTCCAGTACTACTGGCTGGCGCTGCTTTTGCTCATTGGCTCGGTGTTCGCGGTAAGTGCCGTTCGCCGCGTCCGGGGCGTCAACTTGGCGGCGCTCTTTGCTTTTACCTTCTTTGAGGGCTTACTGATCTCGCCGCTCATCCTGTTTGCGCTCGGACGCAATCCGCTGTCGCTTCTGGCGGCGGGCGGGCTGGCGGTGGCGGCCTTTGGTGGGCTGACGGCGTACACGTTCGTCACTCGCAAGGATTTCAGCTTCCTGGGCGGTTTTCTTTTCACCGGTCTGATCGTCATTCTGATTGCTTCACTCATCGGTATTTTCGTTGGGTCAAGCGTGCTGTCACTGGCGATTTCTTCAGGCGCGGTGCTGCTGTTTGCCGGCTATGTGCTCTATGACACATCAAGCATCATGCGCGACCTGCCGACGGATGAATATGTAGCTGGTGCGTTGAGCTTGTTCCTGGATTTCTTTGGCATGTTCATTCACCTGCTCAACATCTTCAACATCCTGGGTGGGGACGAATAG
- a CDS encoding AMP-binding protein, whose translation MRDLLTDFEREEIVFERLDAWAHTSPDAVYFYYGEDDRALTFGEVADITDRIAGNLTRLGIGRGSRVSVLLHNPLVTTLAMFGIWKAGAVFCPINYTFTGKLLAYTLNDTQPDLLLTEPGIIPRLAEITAELARPPRAVVYDAPDTAHDHVPPSERVPLPSEFPALDWAELLAPAPRPDLTVRYTDPASIVYTSGTTGPSKGVILPFRCLNQYCFLARKLLTREDVIYCDLPMYHIAGAFALIARAAWVGCEVAVWNRFSPQEFWARIAKRGATTAILLDVMTPWLMKAPPRADDRATPLAKVHLQPLPLNHQEIARRFGFDIVTTGFGQTESGLGLCLVIEEMPEGEGTPPEHWKGATRAHIRQVAERFGVPVVAGAAVTTKGAMGHPMPFHEVAILDANGYPCAPGELGELCFRPKIPGLLFDGYLGKPEATLRAFRNLWFHTGDAAYVSADGEYFFVDRLGDRLRRRGENFSSYVVEDLLHQHPEIALCAVFPIPAVEGDEDDIVAFVVPKSDGALTEAQLLAWANEHLPKFMQPQYVRLVTELPRTLTNKVEKYKLRAAVLRELGRA comes from the coding sequence ATGCGCGACTTACTCACCGATTTTGAACGCGAGGAAATCGTCTTTGAGCGGCTCGATGCCTGGGCCCACACCTCACCGGATGCCGTGTACTTCTATTACGGTGAAGATGACCGCGCGCTGACCTTTGGCGAAGTGGCGGACATCACCGACCGGATTGCCGGAAACCTGACCCGCCTGGGCATCGGACGGGGCAGCCGGGTATCAGTACTCCTGCACAATCCGCTGGTAACGACGCTGGCGATGTTTGGCATCTGGAAAGCCGGCGCGGTCTTTTGTCCGATCAACTATACCTTCACCGGAAAGCTGCTTGCCTACACGCTCAACGATACGCAACCGGACTTGTTGCTGACCGAGCCAGGAATAATCCCGCGCTTGGCGGAAATCACCGCCGAACTGGCGCGGCCGCCGCGGGCCGTGGTGTATGACGCGCCGGACACCGCTCACGACCACGTGCCACCGTCCGAGCGTGTGCCGCTGCCGTCCGAGTTTCCGGCCTTGGACTGGGCGGAATTACTGGCCCCGGCCCCGCGCCCGGACCTAACCGTTCGGTACACCGATCCGGCCAGCATCGTCTATACCTCGGGAACCACTGGGCCGTCCAAGGGGGTCATCCTGCCCTTCCGCTGTCTGAACCAGTATTGCTTCCTGGCGCGCAAGTTGTTGACCCGCGAGGATGTCATCTACTGCGACCTGCCGATGTATCACATTGCCGGGGCTTTTGCGCTCATCGCGCGCGCTGCGTGGGTTGGGTGCGAAGTTGCCGTGTGGAATCGTTTCAGCCCACAGGAGTTCTGGGCGCGAATCGCAAAGCGCGGCGCAACGACGGCCATCTTGCTCGATGTCATGACGCCCTGGTTGATGAAGGCCCCACCACGCGCTGACGACCGCGCCACGCCGTTGGCGAAGGTGCATCTCCAGCCGTTGCCACTCAATCATCAGGAAATCGCGCGCCGCTTCGGATTTGACATTGTCACGACCGGCTTCGGCCAGACGGAGTCTGGCTTGGGGTTGTGCCTGGTCATCGAGGAAATGCCGGAAGGTGAAGGAACGCCACCCGAACACTGGAAAGGCGCGACCCGCGCCCACATCCGCCAAGTCGCCGAACGGTTTGGCGTGCCGGTGGTCGCGGGCGCGGCCGTGACGACCAAAGGGGCCATGGGCCACCCGATGCCCTTTCATGAGGTTGCCATTCTGGACGCCAACGGCTATCCCTGCGCGCCGGGCGAGCTGGGGGAACTCTGTTTTCGTCCCAAAATTCCGGGACTCCTGTTTGACGGCTATCTGGGCAAACCGGAGGCCACCCTCAGAGCCTTTCGCAACCTGTGGTTCCACACGGGCGATGCGGCCTACGTGAGTGCCGACGGTGAATACTTCTTCGTTGACCGACTGGGCGACCGACTCCGGCGACGTGGGGAAAACTTCTCCAGCTATGTTGTCGAAGACCTGCTGCATCAGCACCCAGAGATTGCCTTGTGCGCCGTGTTCCCGATTCCTGCCGTGGAAGGCGATGAGGACGATATTGTGGCGTTTGTCGTCCCAAAGTCGGATGGTGCGCTCACCGAGGCACAGCTTCTGGCGTGGGCGAATGAGCACTTGCCCAAGTTTATGCAACCGCAGTATGTGCGCCTGGTAACGGAGCTACCGCGCACGCTGACCAATAAGGTGGAAAAGTACAAACTGCGCGCAGCCGTCCTGCGTGAGCTAGGGCGAGCGTAA
- a CDS encoding TIGR00266 family protein: protein MPQSDVIDYRIVGDDLQGVIITLDPNEQVLAEAGVMLYMTDGIQMQTTMATDSSKGFFGNLAKAVGRVFSGAGFFITTFTNYGQARADVAFAAPYPGKIIPIDLAKFGGEVLCQKDSFLCAARGTDISVGFQQRLGAGFFGGEGFILQRLQGDGLAFIHAGGAIISHTLRPGETLRVDTGCVVAFQPSVQFNIQFVGGFKNALFGGEGLFLASLTGPGYVMLQTLPFSRLVGRIATTLPRAGSTSSSLFGDDN, encoded by the coding sequence ATGCCGCAGTCGGATGTTATTGATTACCGTATTGTTGGGGATGATTTGCAGGGCGTGATCATCACCCTTGACCCAAATGAGCAAGTGCTTGCCGAAGCCGGCGTGATGCTCTACATGACGGACGGCATTCAAATGCAGACGACCATGGCGACGGATAGCTCCAAGGGCTTCTTCGGCAATCTGGCCAAGGCCGTTGGGCGCGTATTTTCCGGCGCAGGCTTTTTTATCACGACCTTTACCAACTACGGTCAGGCGCGGGCCGACGTAGCCTTTGCCGCGCCCTATCCCGGCAAGATCATCCCCATCGATCTGGCCAAGTTTGGCGGCGAAGTGCTGTGCCAGAAGGACTCGTTTCTCTGCGCCGCGCGGGGGACGGACATCAGCGTTGGCTTTCAGCAGCGACTTGGCGCAGGCTTTTTTGGCGGTGAAGGCTTTATTCTCCAGCGCCTGCAAGGTGACGGATTAGCCTTCATTCACGCCGGCGGGGCCATTATCTCCCACACGTTACGGCCAGGCGAAACCCTGCGCGTGGATACCGGCTGCGTCGTGGCTTTCCAGCCGTCGGTGCAGTTCAATATCCAGTTTGTGGGTGGCTTCAAAAATGCCCTGTTCGGCGGTGAAGGGTTGTTTTTGGCGTCATTGACAGGTCCCGGCTACGTCATGCTCCAGACGCTACCGTTTAGCCGACTCGTCGGACGAATTGCCACGACCTTGCCACGCGCTGGCAGCACGTCGAGCAGCCTGTTTGGCGACGACAACTAA
- the cdd gene encoding cytidine deaminase, producing the protein MTESATTDPVKPEPKTNLSDAALIAAAQAARRHAHAPYSKFSVGAVIQTRDGRFYTGCNIENASFGLTVCAERVALFKALSEGERAFRAVVIAADAATPTPPCGACRQVLWEFCGDIRIVSTNPQGVTGEWSLAALLPAAFDDQNLKPLDQTPAQAAETPAPQSTSTQS; encoded by the coding sequence ATGACTGAATCAGCCACGACCGACCCGGTCAAGCCAGAGCCGAAAACGAACCTCAGCGATGCGGCACTGATTGCCGCCGCACAGGCAGCGCGGCGGCACGCGCATGCGCCTTATTCAAAGTTTTCCGTTGGGGCGGTCATTCAAACGCGCGACGGACGCTTTTACACCGGCTGCAACATTGAAAACGCCTCGTTTGGACTCACGGTCTGCGCCGAGCGCGTGGCGCTGTTCAAGGCGCTTTCCGAAGGCGAGCGGGCTTTCCGCGCGGTTGTCATTGCCGCTGATGCCGCGACCCCAACGCCGCCGTGCGGCGCCTGCCGACAGGTCTTGTGGGAATTCTGCGGCGACATCCGCATCGTCAGCACCAACCCACAGGGTGTAACGGGCGAGTGGTCGCTGGCGGCGCTGCTGCCGGCGGCATTTGACGACCAGAACCTGAAGCCGCTCGACCAGACTCCGGCCCAAGCTGCCGAGACCCCGGCTCCCCAGTCAACCAGCACTCAGTCCTGA
- a CDS encoding lysophospholipid acyltransferase family protein yields the protein MNFHQRTIVYMTRPALRLALHPFFRMTYAGVEHVPKTGPVLLAPNHQAYADPFWIGLPIRRPIHFMTWSRVFRVSYLRPFLRYFQCFPVDHDKPFDKRALKITQDLLRAGQIVMIFPEGGRTPHGDLQDFKAGAFRIAVKMQVPIVPVTLNGGFEAWSMYRKLPRPGKIRVHFHPPMYFSANDRDLKEVTAEAARAVREVIASKLLRPPS from the coding sequence ATGAATTTCCATCAGCGCACTATCGTCTATATGACCCGTCCGGCCTTGCGGTTGGCGCTCCACCCATTCTTTCGGATGACGTACGCCGGCGTCGAGCATGTGCCGAAGACCGGCCCCGTGCTGTTAGCGCCGAATCATCAGGCTTACGCCGACCCGTTTTGGATTGGGCTGCCGATTCGCCGTCCGATTCATTTCATGACCTGGAGCCGTGTCTTTCGGGTGTCGTACTTACGTCCGTTCCTGCGCTATTTCCAGTGCTTTCCAGTTGACCACGACAAGCCATTCGACAAACGCGCGCTCAAGATCACACAAGACCTGCTTCGCGCTGGCCAGATTGTCATGATTTTCCCCGAAGGCGGACGGACACCCCACGGCGACCTACAGGATTTCAAAGCCGGGGCCTTTCGAATTGCTGTCAAAATGCAGGTGCCGATTGTGCCGGTCACGCTCAACGGCGGATTTGAAGCGTGGAGCATGTACCGCAAGCTCCCCCGGCCAGGCAAAATCAGGGTTCACTTTCACCCGCCAATGTACTTTTCAGCCAATGACCGCGATTTGAAGGAAGTAACGGCTGAGGCTGCCCGCGCCGTGCGCGAGGTAATCGCCAGCAAGCTCCTGCGCCCACCATCATGA
- a CDS encoding S8 family serine peptidase, with product MRPSTLKHLALGCAVIAAAGGIGLMRRLPAPKPRGIKSCRVEVKPSQPPSAATVAERPESYGFIVKYKRTAKPSLIMQMLEQMNVRNPYRYPNLPQFAFGMYPESEAGATDAFLERLRKHPGVEYVEPNYVYKIGDTRPDDPGFAEQWGHFNDGQPIKGGRPGIPGVDSAVLAAWDVTTGNRDVVVAVIDTGVDYLHEDLADNMWVNEREIPNNGIDDDGNGIVDDYYGYSAVGNSGNPMDDNGHGTHCAGVIGAKGDNGAGIAGVNWDVRIMALKFLDANGRGTLNDALECIDYAIAMKQRGVNLRVLSNSWGGGGYSRALEDAIRTANANDILFVAAAGNSGTNNDRVPHYPASYNVANVLSVAALAPNDTLASFSCYGTKTVHLAAPGVDVYSTVPVHIFGQGYKHFSGTSMATPYVAGAAALVLARDPKQSVKQLKAQLLRSVTPVAALDGRLVTGGRLNIARALGVRGE from the coding sequence ATGCGTCCATCTACACTCAAGCATCTTGCCCTTGGCTGCGCGGTCATTGCAGCGGCTGGCGGGATTGGCCTGATGCGCCGCCTGCCAGCGCCGAAGCCGCGTGGCATAAAATCTTGCCGAGTCGAAGTCAAGCCGAGCCAGCCGCCTTCGGCGGCAACCGTTGCGGAACGCCCCGAAAGCTATGGCTTCATCGTCAAATACAAGCGAACCGCCAAGCCCAGCCTGATCATGCAGATGCTTGAGCAGATGAACGTTCGCAATCCATATCGCTACCCCAATCTCCCTCAGTTCGCCTTTGGCATGTACCCGGAAAGCGAAGCCGGCGCGACCGACGCTTTTCTGGAGCGCCTACGGAAGCATCCGGGCGTGGAGTATGTCGAACCGAACTACGTGTACAAAATTGGCGACACGCGGCCCGACGATCCCGGCTTCGCCGAGCAATGGGGACACTTCAACGATGGGCAGCCCATCAAAGGTGGGCGTCCGGGGATTCCTGGCGTGGACTCGGCCGTGCTCGCGGCCTGGGATGTCACCACCGGCAACCGTGATGTCGTCGTGGCGGTGATTGACACAGGCGTTGACTACCTGCACGAAGACCTTGCCGACAACATGTGGGTCAACGAGCGTGAAATCCCCAACAACGGGATTGACGATGACGGCAATGGCATCGTGGACGATTACTATGGCTATAGCGCCGTGGGTAACAGCGGCAATCCCATGGATGACAACGGTCATGGCACACACTGCGCGGGCGTCATCGGCGCAAAAGGTGACAACGGGGCCGGGATTGCCGGCGTCAACTGGGATGTCCGCATCATGGCGCTGAAGTTTCTTGATGCCAATGGGCGCGGCACGCTCAACGACGCCCTGGAGTGCATTGATTACGCGATTGCAATGAAGCAGCGTGGTGTCAACCTGCGCGTGCTCTCGAATAGCTGGGGTGGCGGCGGCTACTCGCGGGCACTGGAAGACGCCATCCGCACGGCGAATGCGAACGACATCCTCTTCGTGGCAGCCGCCGGCAACAGCGGGACCAACAATGACCGAGTGCCACACTACCCAGCTTCCTACAACGTCGCCAATGTGCTTTCGGTTGCAGCACTCGCGCCCAATGACACACTGGCGTCGTTTTCCTGTTATGGCACGAAAACGGTTCACCTGGCCGCGCCGGGTGTGGATGTGTACAGCACGGTCCCCGTCCACATCTTCGGGCAAGGCTACAAGCACTTCTCAGGCACTTCGATGGCAACGCCCTACGTCGCCGGGGCAGCGGCCCTGGTGCTGGCGCGGGACCCAAAGCAGTCGGTCAAGCAGCTCAAAGCCCAACTGCTCCGCTCGGTAACACCGGTTGCTGCACTCGACGGGCGACTGGTAACGGGTGGACGCCTCAACATCGCGCGGGCGCTGGGCGTCCGAGGTGAATAG
- a CDS encoding radical SAM protein has translation MRVTEIFFSIQGESSYAGLPCAFVRTTGCDLRCTWCDSEYTFTGGTHMSVEAILERVHAYPTRLVELTGGEPLLQKDIHELAEKLLDEGYTVLIETGGHRDVSALDPRIVKILDIKCPGSGMVEKNLWSNLDYITRRDEVKFVLADLSDYFWAREILRIYRLEQRTNVLFSTVHGVERQPIVERLLADGLQVRFQAQLHKLIWPAEMRGV, from the coding sequence ATGCGCGTTACCGAGATTTTCTTCAGCATCCAAGGGGAATCCAGCTATGCCGGACTGCCCTGCGCGTTTGTGCGCACGACCGGCTGCGACCTCCGGTGTACGTGGTGTGACTCGGAATACACCTTCACCGGCGGAACGCACATGTCGGTCGAAGCGATTCTGGAACGGGTGCATGCCTACCCGACCCGCCTCGTCGAACTCACCGGCGGTGAGCCACTGCTGCAAAAAGACATTCACGAACTTGCCGAAAAGTTACTCGACGAAGGCTACACGGTGCTGATTGAAACCGGCGGACACCGGGATGTCTCCGCACTTGACCCACGGATCGTCAAAATCCTCGACATCAAGTGCCCCGGCAGCGGCATGGTGGAAAAAAACCTGTGGTCAAATCTGGACTACATCACCCGGCGCGACGAGGTCAAGTTTGTGCTCGCCGACCTGTCGGATTACTTTTGGGCACGCGAAATCCTCCGCATTTACCGGCTGGAGCAGCGGACGAACGTCCTGTTTTCAACAGTGCATGGCGTCGAGCGGCAACCCATCGTTGAGCGTCTGTTAGCCGACGGTCTTCAGGTTCGGTTTCAGGCGCAGTTACACAAGCTCATTTGGCCGGCTGAGATGCGCGGTGTCTGA
- a CDS encoding glycosyltransferase, with product MIFDAPPVSSVTRPSTASTTSPTRLGQALAILLLTWWILPFLAFFVVAAPGGIGFEFQLGFKSGATALVLASLVALGLRLVAMGSSLVEIWRRRKRRAVEMEWTLPNSERIRPISIVLWLSGGREQAVETIDRLLVLDYPRFEVIVVNDGVTDGTQACLQEAFLLHPTSRIIQQSVPMKAEPTLYASAKHANLTVVAKPETGREDSLNCGLNLSRYPLICALDAQVTLDPDALIELARGFIEEVAQTVAVSCLAEFPGDTSTPSSSDIRLSADGIAPSYVMTQRLVSTAPASRPLDDLQRVDRAAQFHAQWFLRAGVGNMALLPGVVSLLKKTEIVAAGGYRTGRAADTLDLLLTAYAARKQEETRRVLFLPEVMARIPPASSLDSAMTARAVATRETFGVIVRHLGLTFGGQGDWRARVALPIFIVASIAAPIWEWFAILLVDIAALAGGFTFSELVALLVLFVAIGLADGLCAILCDEASNRRRRSTAEILRLVLAAVKHAVGFRWMMGLAHLRGMLAYISGSSIRETIVLK from the coding sequence GTGATTTTTGACGCTCCGCCAGTTTCCTCGGTCACACGTCCATCCACGGCATCCACCACGTCACCAACCCGGCTGGGGCAGGCGCTCGCCATCTTACTCCTCACTTGGTGGATACTGCCATTTCTGGCCTTCTTCGTGGTTGCCGCGCCGGGCGGGATTGGATTCGAGTTTCAACTCGGTTTCAAAAGTGGAGCGACCGCACTGGTGCTAGCCAGTTTGGTGGCGCTGGGGCTTCGCCTCGTGGCGATGGGCAGCTCGCTGGTTGAAATCTGGCGGCGGCGGAAACGGCGCGCCGTTGAAATGGAGTGGACGCTACCAAATTCCGAACGGATTCGACCGATTTCGATTGTGCTGTGGCTGTCCGGAGGGCGGGAACAAGCCGTTGAAACCATTGATCGCCTGCTGGTGCTGGACTACCCACGCTTCGAGGTGATTGTCGTCAACGATGGGGTGACGGATGGCACGCAGGCTTGCCTGCAAGAAGCATTTTTACTCCACCCAACCTCACGCATCATTCAGCAAAGCGTCCCCATGAAGGCCGAGCCGACGCTTTACGCCTCGGCCAAGCATGCCAATCTGACAGTTGTCGCCAAACCGGAAACCGGACGGGAAGATTCCCTCAACTGCGGACTCAACCTCTCACGCTACCCGCTCATCTGCGCACTCGACGCGCAAGTTACCCTTGACCCCGACGCCCTCATTGAACTTGCCAGAGGCTTTATCGAGGAGGTAGCGCAAACCGTCGCGGTGAGCTGCCTGGCCGAGTTTCCAGGCGACACCTCGACGCCAAGCAGCTCCGACATCCGTTTATCGGCCGATGGTATCGCGCCGTCTTACGTGATGACGCAGCGGTTGGTGAGCACCGCGCCGGCGTCGCGTCCGCTCGATGACCTGCAACGCGTTGACCGGGCGGCCCAGTTTCACGCCCAGTGGTTTCTCCGCGCCGGGGTTGGAAACATGGCGCTGCTGCCCGGTGTGGTGTCGCTCCTGAAGAAAACTGAGATTGTGGCAGCGGGTGGCTACCGAACCGGACGCGCAGCCGATACGCTCGACCTGTTGTTGACGGCTTACGCCGCGCGCAAACAGGAAGAAACGCGGAGGGTCTTGTTTTTGCCGGAAGTCATGGCCCGCATTCCACCTGCCAGCTCCCTGGATAGCGCCATGACGGCACGGGCCGTTGCCACGCGGGAAACCTTTGGCGTCATCGTCCGCCATCTGGGCCTGACATTTGGCGGGCAGGGTGACTGGCGCGCGCGGGTGGCGCTACCGATTTTTATTGTCGCATCTATCGCCGCGCCTATCTGGGAATGGTTCGCCATCCTGTTGGTGGACATTGCGGCCCTTGCCGGGGGCTTCACCTTCAGCGAACTCGTGGCGCTCCTGGTGCTGTTTGTCGCCATCGGGCTGGCGGATGGCCTGTGCGCCATCCTCTGTGACGAAGCCTCCAATCGTCGCCGTCGTTCAACGGCAGAGATACTTCGCTTGGTGCTCGCCGCAGTCAAGCATGCCGTTGGCTTCCGGTGGATGATGGGACTGGCGCACCTACGTGGCATGCTGGCGTACATTTCAGGAAGCTCAATCCGTGAAACGATAGTGCTGAAGTAG
- a CDS encoding SDR family oxidoreductase, translating into MKRIALVTGGTAGIGKETVRGLARAGLAVVLVGRNHQKCADVAQELCADTGNPDITALTADLSRLDDIRRVAAEFCARHARLDVLVNNAGAIFDTRRVTPDGFEQTFALNHLSYFLLTNLLLDRLTASAPARIVNVSSTAHRFVSGVDFADLQFERKPYAAMTAYGQSKLMNILFSHMLARRLEGTGVTSNSLHPGGVASNFADNTTGWFRLTAKALKWAVGISPARGAETSLYLATSTDVEGVSGKYFERCRVTPASAAATDQVAQTRLWQVSEEAVGQVFPAPAGVTL; encoded by the coding sequence ATGAAACGAATTGCGCTTGTGACCGGGGGCACGGCTGGCATCGGCAAGGAAACGGTGCGCGGGTTGGCGCGGGCCGGACTCGCCGTTGTTTTGGTCGGACGCAACCATCAAAAGTGTGCGGATGTTGCCCAGGAACTCTGCGCCGACACCGGCAACCCCGACATCACAGCCCTGACGGCCGATCTGTCGCGCCTGGATGACATCCGGCGCGTGGCGGCGGAGTTTTGCGCGCGCCATGCCCGGCTGGATGTTCTGGTCAACAATGCTGGGGCGATCTTTGACACGCGGCGCGTCACGCCCGACGGATTCGAGCAAACCTTTGCGCTCAACCACCTGTCGTATTTTTTGCTGACCAACCTGCTTCTCGACCGCCTGACCGCCAGCGCACCCGCCCGGATTGTCAATGTCAGCTCAACCGCGCACCGCTTTGTTTCCGGGGTAGATTTCGCTGATCTTCAGTTTGAGAGGAAGCCCTACGCCGCCATGACGGCCTATGGGCAATCAAAGCTCATGAACATTTTGTTCAGCCACATGCTAGCTCGGCGGTTGGAAGGCACGGGCGTGACTTCCAATAGCCTGCATCCGGGCGGTGTGGCGTCAAACTTTGCCGATAACACGACCGGATGGTTTCGGCTGACGGCCAAAGCACTCAAATGGGCGGTGGGAATTTCTCCGGCGCGCGGCGCCGAGACCTCGCTGTACTTGGCAACCTCGACCGACGTGGAAGGGGTCAGTGGCAAGTACTTTGAACGCTGCCGCGTCACGCCCGCCAGCGCCGCCGCAACAGACCAAGTGGCGCAGACGCGCTTATGGCAAGTGAGCGAAGAAGCCGTTGGCCAGGTGTTTCCCGCGCCGGCAGGAGTTACCTTGTGA